GAATGCCGCCAGGTCGACACCACGCAACAGCAGCGGCGCCGTCATCTGTCGCGAAGTGCATTGCGGGCCACGCGTAATCGGCCGACCGTGAACACCAGCGCCGCGAGCAGGAACGCGCAGGCAATTTTTGGTCCGACCCTCTTCAACACGGCCCCGCCCGCGAGGTCGAGCAGATCGATGGGTTCGGGATCCGCGACCGCCGGTGCCGCGGCGGCGAGCGTTTCCATGGGCTTGGCCGCGGCTTGCTGAGCAGGTGTCCCGGCAGCTGTTGCCTCACTGGGCTTTTCCCGCTCACCGGCGAGCTTGGACTCCAGCGAATCCACGAACTGACCGAGGAGTTTCTCGGACACCTGCTGCAGCATGCCGCTGCCGAACTGGGCGAGTTTGCCGACGACCTTGAGGTCGGTGTCGACGGTCACGCGGGTCGAGGTGCCCGCGTCGTGCAGCTGCGCGGTGACGGTCGCCGCGGCGTTGCCGGTACCGCGGGTCTCCTTGCCCTTGGCGTCGATCACGGCGCGGTGATGCTCGCGGTCCTGCTCGACGAAGTGCACCTTGCCGTTGAACTCGCTGGTCACCGGGCCCACTTTCACCTTGACCGAGCCCAGCACGTCGTCGCCGTCGCGTCCGGTGAGCCTGGCTCCCGGCATGAGCGGCACCACCTGGTCGAGATCGGTGAGCAGGTCC
This genomic window from Mycolicibacterium goodii contains:
- a CDS encoding SRPBCC family protein — its product is MKIANEFTVSVPIEDAWDLLTDLDQVVPLMPGARLTGRDGDDVLGSVKVKVGPVTSEFNGKVHFVEQDREHHRAVIDAKGKETRGTGNAAATVTAQLHDAGTSTRVTVDTDLKVVGKLAQFGSGMLQQVSEKLLGQFVDSLESKLAGEREKPSEATAAGTPAQQAAAKPMETLAAAAPAVADPEPIDLLDLAGGAVLKRVGPKIACAFLLAALVFTVGRLRVARNALRDR